TCAAAGACACGCTGATGCAGATGTTCTTTGCCACAGTCGGTTTAGCCGCAAGCTTTAAACTGCTAGCCAAAGGTGGCTCACGAGTCTTCTTGTTCCTTGGTATCGCAACACTTTATATCATCATCCAAAACGCCGTGGGGGTAAGTCTGAGCACAATGCTTGGCCTAGACCCGCTATTAGGGCTTATGGTGGGTTCTATCACCCTATCTGGCGGCCATGGTACGGGTGCCGCATGGTCACAAACATTTGCCGATAGCTATGGCCTGCAAACCCTAGAGCTATCAATGGCAGCTGCGACCTTTGGCCTCGTCATGGGCGGGATCATCGGCGGACCTGTAGCACAGCGGCTAATCAACCGCTTTTCTCTGACGTCGGAGTTCGGTATTGGCGAAAAGCACCATATTGAACACCCGGACTTGGTCACATACAGCGACCACGAAGAAGATCGCATTACTGCGAAGAACACAATCGAAGTCCTCTTTATTCTGCTGATCTGTGTCGCAGGCGCTGCTCATGTGAAAGAGCTCATCGATGGCTTTGGTATTAACTGGCTCCGTATCCCGGACTTTGTCTACGCCCTCTTTATCGGTGTGTTCATTACCAATATTTGTGAAACAACCAAAGTCTACAAAATTAATAATGAAACCGTCGATGCCCTAGGCACCATTTCACTCTCCCTGTTTCTCGCGATGGCCTTAATGAGCCTTCAGCTTTGGGAGTTGCTTGGCCTTGCATTGCCAATGATTGTTATTTTGTCGGTACAAACTGTTACTCTGGCGGCCTTTGCCTACTTCGTCACTTTCCGACTTATGGGCAAAACCTATGATGCTGCCGTTATTGCCGGCGGACACTGTGGTTTTGGTATGGGGGCGACCCCTACCGCGGTGATGAATATGGGGGCACTCGTCTCACGCAATGGCCCGTCGCCACAGGCATTTATGGTTGTGCCTATTGTCGGTGCCTTCTTTATCGACATTGCCAACCTGATTGTTCTGCAGACCTACATCAGCTTTATTCAATAACCCTCCGACATTGCCGGGCGCCTATGGCCCGGCTTTGCCCTTCGGCCTCCCCCAGCTATTATTATCTATAGCGTCTCTTACCAGGGTTGATGAGTACATCGACCCGGGATAACAACTAGCACAAAAAGATCTTCTCTCGTTTAGGGTGCGCTATGTTAACGGCCACAAGCATCTGTGTGGTATCTCTGTTGAACCTTTACCTATCGTCAAGTTCGGTAGGATCATAAAGAGCGTGGGAGTATCAATATGTTAGGTGAAAATCATGCACTGTTTATCGAATACCCAGAACACCAGGATAGAATTAAGGAGCTAAAACAATCCGACGAACACTTCAAGCAAATGGCTGATCGCTACCACCAGCTAGATCACAAAATCAGAGGCCTTGAAGGTAATAACATTCCCACAGACGATCACCATTTTACGCAGCTCAAATTAGAACGCCTCCAACTGAAAGACAGAATCTATAGCATTCTTTCTCACTGATACTGCCATATCCTTTGCATTAACTATGCCCACATCACAGGTTTACAAACTGTGGTGTGGCATATGTTTACATGTTCCTATCCGCAAAGATGTCTAGCCAATTTTACGAATAAGCCATTGAATAAATGGAAGAATCCTTATTGACAGCATATGAATGGACAAAATCAGCCTGGAAACAATTGTAACCAGATATTTCTAGCGGTTTCCTATTCAAAAAATATTGATAGAATCCGCGCACCTTTAGTAGCAATCAACTTTTGTTAATAAAGACCAATTTTTTTTGAGCGCAGTATGAGACCATACTGCTTCCCTTGTAGTGACAGAGAAAACAATGACTAAATTCGATAAAGCAAAACAGATCCTGCTGGCAGGTTTCTGTATCAACCTATGTATGGGCATCCTGTATGCTTGGAGTGTTTTCAAGCAAGCACTCGTTCTAGATATGGGCTGGTCTGATGCAGATGCTTCAATGCCATACTCAGTTGCTGTAATTACTTTTGCTCTATCTCTTTTGGTAGCTGGTGTTCTTCAAGATCGCATGGGCCCTCGTAAGATCCTTATCTTGGGTACGACGCTTGTTGGTTCAGGCATGATCATTTCAAGCTTCGCCACCAGCCCTCTACTTCTTCTGATCACATTTGGTCTGATGACTGGTGCGGGTATCGGTTTTGGCTATGCATGTCTTGCGCCTTCAGCGATGAAGTGGTTCCACCCTTCTAAAAAAGGCCTGGTAAACGGTCTGATTGCTGCAGGCTTTGGTCTGGCGGCTGTATACCTAGCACCACTAACATCGCTGCTTATTGACTCTTTCGGTATCAGCACCAGCTTCCTGATCCTGGGTGTTGCTATCCTGCTGATTTCGGTTCCATTAGCATGCACCATCACTAACCCACCAGAGGGCTACCAGCCGCCAGTACCTGCGAACTATAAGGCAAAAGCAAGCAAGCCGGTTGACATCCAATGGCGTGCAATGTTGAAGACCCCTCAGTTCTACTCGCTATGGATTATGTTTGCCCTTGCTTCTTCAGCCGGTCTGATGGTCATTGGCAATATCACTCTGATCGCTGCCCAGCAGGCAAATATCACTGAAGCGGCATTCCTGGTTGTTGTTCTGTCAATCTTCAACTCTGGCGGCCGTGTTGCTGCTGGTATGCTTGCTGATAAAATTGGTGGCCTACGTACCCTAACGATTGCATTCATCATGCAGGGTATCAACATGGTACTGTTCGCAAGCTTTGATTCAAGCTTCACACTAATGGTTGGTGCGGCGCTTGCCGGTGTAGGTTACGGTACGCTACTAGCGGTGTTCCCAACCCTGACGGCTGAATTCTATGGTCTGAAAAACTACGGCGCCAACTTCGGTGTGCTTTACACGGCATGGGGTGTCAGTGGTTTCATCGGCTCCGCGATTACGGCTATCGCAATGGCTGCTTCAGGTAACTACACCCTGGCTTACACCATCTGCGCGGTAATGATGGCACTGAATGTATTGCTTTCTGTACTCACCAAACCAGTTGATGCCGAAGCCCTAGAGAAAAAATTGGCGCGCGCCTAAATTCTCTTCACACAAATCGAGTAGGAGGAGGCCTCACGGCCTCCGTCCTCTCACACCACCGTACAAGCGTGGGTCGCATACGGCGGTTCCGAATATATTTTCAGTGACTCATACCCATCTCTCAATGAGTACATGCCCATCTCCTTGAACCGTTTCGTTGGCATGGCCTGATTGAGCTGCGGCGATAAAGCCAGATGCCACCATCCTTTCTCTGACATCGCTAGCTTCCAAGCATTGCGCTCGTTTACGCCTTCTTGGCGTAACCATGTCGCTATGCTGTGTCTGCGTTTTCGCTGCTTGAGTCGGTAGCACCGTAAGCGCCGTCTTATCCATTCATCCAAGCGCTGCATCGCGCTTTTCCGCATGGCGAGCTTGAAGTAGTGTTGCCAACCTCTTAGATATTGAGTTAGTTCGACTATTACTGTCTTCAACTCTCGTCCTCGATTCCGCTTCGTTATTTGACGCACTCGCTTCTTCATGTGAGTTTGTGCTGTCTTCGAGATATGGATACTTCCATCTCGTTGGAAGCGATGGCCTAAGTAAGTCCGCTCTGTCACTCTTGTTGCCGCACTCTTCTCCCGGTTGACCGTGAGTTTCAGTTTCTGCTCCAAGAACTCCGTTATCGAGGCTTTTACTCGATTTGCGGCTTCCTCACTGTGTACGTAGATTTGGCAGTCGTCTGCATATCGGCAGAACTTATGCCCTCTTCGTTCAAGCTCTTTATCCAACTCATCTAATACGATATTTGATAGCAGCGGAGATAATGGGCCACCCTGTGGTGTCCCTCGTTGCCTCTGCTCGACTAACCCGTTTCGCATTATGCCTGCCTGTAGGTATGACCTGATCAGCTTCAGTACCCGTTTATCTGTGATATCTTTCGATAGCCTGTGCATCAGCCTATCGTGGTTCACGGTATCGAAGTATTTCGCTAGGTCAACATCGACTACATAACCCCGCCCCTCCCTGATGTAGTGGCTTGCTGCCGCCAGAGCATGGTGGGCACTACGGTTGGGCCTGAACCCGTAACTGCTGTTGGAGAACTTAGGTTCGTAGATATCTGTCAGGACTGATGTGATGGCCTGTTGGACAATCCTATCAAGTACCGTTGGGATACCTAGCTGCCTCACTCCCCCACTAGGTTTAGGGATTTCTACACCCAAGACGGGTTGGGGTTGATAGCTACCGTCCAGAAGGCTCTGGCGGAGCGCTTGCCCATTGGAAGACTGCCGAAGCACCGAGATAGTGGCTGCTATGTCGAGTTTATCAACCCCAGCACATCCCTTGTTCTTCTTTACTCTTCTCAGGGCTTGGTTCAGATTCGTTGATGAACAGATCTGCTCCATCAACTGAGTTGAGGTCACCAAGACTCGTCCTCCTGTCTACGCCAAACATGCTTGTCATTCTTCGTAGCCATGAGCGTCACTTGCGGTGTTGCCCATTGGTACGTAGAGATATTGTTCATCTTGCTATGACTCCACATGATTGAGTGTCTAGTGACTGCTTCTTGATATATTCAGTTCCGGCCTTTCCCCTTGGGTTTGTACTTTCCCCAAGGTACTATGCCTTCTGCTGACTTCTTATTAACCGTCACGCAGCATCACTGCTGCACTAGTCTCGTCCGAGACAGCTAATAAGATCTCCCGAGGTAAGACGTTGTTCTTTCACTTGGTTGTGCCTGATTTACCCGTACACACTTCCCGTCGAGGCATTGGGCTATTCTATATATGGCTAGGTTACCCAAGTTGTACTGGCCTACTATCAGATTTCTGTTCGTCACAACCAAGTTTTGCCGTTTGCTTCCTTCAGATCCCACCTCACGGTGGACACCCTTGCATAGGCTAACGGTTCTCGCTCGACTGAGCCCGTAGAGGACTTTCACCTCCTAGAACAACGCCATGCTCGGCGCACCAAGAAAAAAGCACAGCCTTGCTGTGCTTTTACTTTTTCTTCTCATCCAAGAATTCTCATTCAATATTCCAAGATACATTCCCAACCTTTGTTTCAAGTATTATTTAAGCAAGCTTGGTACAGTTGGTTCAAGCTTGACACAAGCTTATCATACCCTTTTGTATTAATTGATTTTAACCACCTTTCCCTACAATATTCCTATTCGGTTTTTCTTTAACTTCGCGGCTTTCTTTATTATTTATTTTTAATAACTGTTGCAATTCCACTCTCTATTCCAACTTGTGATGCTATTTCTCTTATAGTTATTTCCCCCATATTTTTATCTCATGCAGATTTCACAAAACTGATAATTAAGAACCCAGATTTCACTCATCTTTATTGCACGAGGTTTTCTCGTACATAAAAGCAACAGTTCGTTTTGGACGTTAGGGGTGAGTGATGAAGAACAGTACGTTATTTAAACGTCATCGACTAACAGCCTTAGTAGCAGCTTCAATGTTTGGGTTGACTACCGGTATCGCCAGTGTCAATGCCGAAGTGGTTGAAGGACCTGATTTATCAGGCCTCGGCTCACTCAAAGGCATTAAACCGGCTCCCGTACCAGGGCTCGATGAATATGTAAAAAATGAAAAAGCAGCCATAAAACTTGGCAAGGCGCTATTCTGGGACATGCAGGCAGGTAGTCAGGGGCAAGCTTGTGCAAGCTGTCACTACAGTGCCGGTGCCGATAACCGGACTAAAAACCAAATCAGTCCGGGTCTCAACAATGTCGATGAGACCAAAAGGGAGATTTTTGATCCAACTCAAACGGGAATCGGTGGACCTAACTATACGTTAGTCCCCAATGACTTCCCTTTCCGTGTCTACGCCAATCCTGATGATCGCAATTCAGAAGTCCTATTCGATTCCGACGATGTTGTCTCTTCGCAAGGGGTTGAGGGGCTGGTATTTGACGAACTTTACGGCGGCAGCTTCGGCGACCCAAGGTACTCGGACCGCCGTGAAACCTGTGATACGGTCAAGGATATCTTCCATGTCGGGGACGTGAGCACTCGTCGTGTCGAACCTCGTAATACGCCGACCGTTATCAATGCCATTTTCAACTTCCGTAACTTCTGGGATGGTCGGGCCAATAATACCTTCAACGGGGTTGACCCATTTGGCCGTCGCAACAAAGACGCCAGGGTACTTCATTTCGACCCGTATACCAAATATGTCAGCCAGAAAGAAGTGGATCTGATTAACTCCAGTGCAGCCTCGCAGGCTGTTGGCCCTCCGGGCAGCGCGTTCGAAATGACCTGTGCCAACAAGGCCTTCAGAGACATGGGCAGAAAATTGCTTAATCTCAAACCGCTTGGGCTACAGCAGGTTGACCGATCGGACAGTGTCTTGGGATACGACTCAAGCTATCCAAACGATGGCCTTCGTTCTCGATACAAGGAGATGATCAAAGACGCTTTCAACATCGAGTACTGGGGCTCAGATCAAGACTTTGACGGCTACAGCCAGATGGAGCAAAACTTCAGCTTGTTCTGGGGCTTGGCTATCCAGCTGTACGAAAAAACCTTGATCTCGGATGATTCCCGCTTTGACCGTTATATGGATGGCGACCAATATGCTCTAACCACCCTGGAGAAAAAAGGCCTGGAGGTATTCGTCGACAAAGGAAAATGTGTGAACTGCCACAGTGGTCCGGAATTCTCGAAAGCCATGACGCACTTGATTGCAGAAGAACAGGAGGAAGGCCTGGTTGAGCGGATGCACATGGGAGACGGGGGGATCTCGCTCTATGACAACGGCTTCTACAACATCGGCGTATCGCCAACCACTCGGGACCTGGTCTTAGGAGGGAAAGACCCTTGGGGCAATCCTCTGTCGCATACCCAGCAGTTTATCGAGAAGTTGTTAGGTAACGATGTACCAGATAACTTTGAGGTTGATCCTTGTACCTTCGAGGCCAAGGTGCTTGCAGACGAACCTTGCGACTCAGCAGCCCAAACCAACGCACTTAAAACGCTGGTACTGGAAGGTAACGCACGTACCGCCATTCACGGTGCAGTCAAGACCCCTACGCTCCGTAACATCGAACTAACCGGTCCTTACATGCACAACGGGAGTATGTCGACACTCTGGCAAGTTGTCGAATTCTACAACCGCGGTGGTAACCGCTTCAGTGAAGGCCTTGGCGATTCATCGGGCTTTGGCGATATCACGTCTAACCTCGACCCAGACATTCGCAGCCTAGGGTTAACAGACTACGAGAAGAAAGCACTGGTTGCCTTCTTGAAATCGCTGACCGATGAGCGCGTACGCCAAGAAAAAGCACCATTTGACCATCCACAGCTGTTCATCCCGAACGGTGTTGAAGGGGATGAGTTCTTGGCCGAAACCAACCTCAACGGCTCACCGAAAGAAGAGTGGATCGAAATTCCAATGGTGGGTGCTTACGGCCGTGCCGCGAAAGGTCTGGAACCGCTCAAGCCATTCCTTGATGGTGCTGAGCCTGACTACCAGTCACCGGTATACAATGAGCCGGCACCGGAGCCAGAGCCAGCACCTAAGTACCTGGCAGCCAAGGATGATGCTGTTTCAGCCAAATACGGCTTTACCACGAAGATCAAGCCGCTAGACAATGATGTGGCCGGTGACTACGCCATCGACCCACGCAGCATTGTGATTCAC
This Photobacterium gaetbulicola Gung47 DNA region includes the following protein-coding sequences:
- a CDS encoding putative sodium/glutamate symporter (COG0786): MNSVIQVSELESFLIAIIVLFLGYFINSKVKVFKKYNIPEPIVGGLIVAVLIAVLHTQGIDITFKLSLKDTLMQMFFATVGLAASFKLLAKGGSRVFLFLGIATLYIIIQNAVGVSLSTMLGLDPLLGLMVGSITLSGGHGTGAAWSQTFADSYGLQTLELSMAAATFGLVMGGIIGGPVAQRLINRFSLTSEFGIGEKHHIEHPDLVTYSDHEEDRITAKNTIEVLFILLICVAGAAHVKELIDGFGINWLRIPDFVYALFIGVFITNICETTKVYKINNETVDALGTISLSLFLAMALMSLQLWELLGLALPMIVILSVQTVTLAAFAYFVTFRLMGKTYDAAVIAGGHCGFGMGATPTAVMNMGALVSRNGPSPQAFMVVPIVGAFFIDIANLIVLQTYISFIQ
- a CDS encoding hypothetical protein (COG2841), which produces MLGENHALFIEYPEHQDRIKELKQSDEHFKQMADRYHQLDHKIRGLEGNNIPTDDHHFTQLKLERLQLKDRIYSILSH
- a CDS encoding Permease of the major facilitator superfamily (COG0477), whose protein sequence is MTKFDKAKQILLAGFCINLCMGILYAWSVFKQALVLDMGWSDADASMPYSVAVITFALSLLVAGVLQDRMGPRKILILGTTLVGSGMIISSFATSPLLLLITFGLMTGAGIGFGYACLAPSAMKWFHPSKKGLVNGLIAAGFGLAAVYLAPLTSLLIDSFGISTSFLILGVAILLISVPLACTITNPPEGYQPPVPANYKAKASKPVDIQWRAMLKTPQFYSLWIMFALASSAGLMVIGNITLIAAQQANITEAAFLVVVLSIFNSGGRVAAGMLADKIGGLRTLTIAFIMQGINMVLFASFDSSFTLMVGAALAGVGYGTLLAVFPTLTAEFYGLKNYGANFGVLYTAWGVSGFIGSAITAIAMAASGNYTLAYTICAVMMALNVLLSVLTKPVDAEALEKKLARA
- a CDS encoding Na-directed DNA polymerase (COG3344), whose protein sequence is MTSTQLMEQICSSTNLNQALRRVKKNKGCAGVDKLDIAATISVLRQSSNGQALRQSLLDGSYQPQPVLGVEIPKPSGGVRQLGIPTVLDRIVQQAITSVLTDIYEPKFSNSSYGFRPNRSAHHALAAASHYIREGRGYVVDVDLAKYFDTVNHDRLMHRLSKDITDKRVLKLIRSYLQAGIMRNGLVEQRQRGTPQGGPLSPLLSNIVLDELDKELERRGHKFCRYADDCQIYVHSEEAANRVKASITEFLEQKLKLTVNREKSAATRVTERTYLGHRFQRDGSIHISKTAQTHMKKRVRQITKRNRGRELKTVIVELTQYLRGWQHYFKLAMRKSAMQRLDEWIRRRLRCYRLKQRKRRHSIATWLRQEGVNERNAWKLAMSEKGWWHLALSPQLNQAMPTKRFKEMGMYSLRDGYESLKIYSEPPYATHACTVV
- a CDS encoding hypothetical protein (COG1858); this encodes MKNSTLFKRHRLTALVAASMFGLTTGIASVNAEVVEGPDLSGLGSLKGIKPAPVPGLDEYVKNEKAAIKLGKALFWDMQAGSQGQACASCHYSAGADNRTKNQISPGLNNVDETKREIFDPTQTGIGGPNYTLVPNDFPFRVYANPDDRNSEVLFDSDDVVSSQGVEGLVFDELYGGSFGDPRYSDRRETCDTVKDIFHVGDVSTRRVEPRNTPTVINAIFNFRNFWDGRANNTFNGVDPFGRRNKDARVLHFDPYTKYVSQKEVDLINSSAASQAVGPPGSAFEMTCANKAFRDMGRKLLNLKPLGLQQVDRSDSVLGYDSSYPNDGLRSRYKEMIKDAFNIEYWGSDQDFDGYSQMEQNFSLFWGLAIQLYEKTLISDDSRFDRYMDGDQYALTTLEKKGLEVFVDKGKCVNCHSGPEFSKAMTHLIAEEQEEGLVERMHMGDGGISLYDNGFYNIGVSPTTRDLVLGGKDPWGNPLSHTQQFIEKLLGNDVPDNFEVDPCTFEAKVLADEPCDSAAQTNALKTLVLEGNARTAIHGAVKTPTLRNIELTGPYMHNGSMSTLWQVVEFYNRGGNRFSEGLGDSSGFGDITSNLDPDIRSLGLTDYEKKALVAFLKSLTDERVRQEKAPFDHPQLFIPNGVEGDEFLAETNLNGSPKEEWIEIPMVGAYGRAAKGLEPLKPFLDGAEPDYQSPVYNEPAPEPEPAPKYLAAKDDAVSAKYGFTTKIKPLDNDVAGDYAIDPRSIVIHNAPSSRDCRYSIHFDGSISITPLKDYEMSMTYSVKDTKGNESNVATVKINVYR